A window of Nitratireductor kimnyeongensis genomic DNA:
ACCCGGACCGATCCGCATGTTGACGCGGCTTGATTTGAGGCTGACAAACCGGGGCAGAGGAAGGCCGCTCGGTCCTACTTTTACACTCTGTTCGGTATTTGCCTGCGCGGTGGTTGAAACCGGCATCGCGACCAGCATTGCGGCAAAGATGGTGGCAAACAGCAAACGGAATGGCACGTTGGCCGACATTACAAACTCCCGGTACCCTGGTTCTGGTAGAGCGAGCGCTTCCACCCTTTTTCTTTGTCTTGGCGTCCCCCTCTTGATAGAGAGAAGGCAGCCCGGCTCGGCATTGCAGTGTCGTGCATCTTGGTTAAAGAGGTATCAACAGGGCGTTATTTTGGAGACCTTATGACCGTCAGGAAGAAGCCTCTCGTCGTCATCACCCGCAAGCTGCCGGACCAGGTTGAAACGCGTATGCGAGAACTGTTCGACGCGCGCCTCAATCTAGACGACAAGCGCATGACGCAGCCCGAGCTGGTGGCCGCCGTCAAGGAAGCCGACGTGCTTGTTCCAACGATCACGGATCGCATTGATGCAGCGCTCATTGCCCAGGCCGGTGAGCGGCTGAAACTGATCGCCAATTTTGGCAATGGTGTCGACAATATCGACGTGGCTGCGGCTGCCAAAAAGGGCATCACCGTGACGAACACGCCCAACGTGCTCAATGAAGACACTGCCGACATGACGATGGCACTCATGCTCGCGGTGCCGCGCCGTCTGACGGAAGGCGCGCAGCTTTTGCGCAGCGGCGAGAAGTGGGGCGGCTGGTCGCCCACCTGGATGCTTGGGCATCGCATATGGGGAAAACGTCTCGGTATTGTCGGCATGGGCCGCGTGGGAACCGCAGTGGCGCGGCGCGCCAAGGCCTTCGGCCTGTCGATCCACTATCACAACCGTCAGCGCGTTGCGCCTTCCATCGAAGATGCACTGGAAGCGACCTACTGGGACAGTCTCGATCAGATGTTGGCGCGCATGGACATCATCTCCGTCAATTGTCCGTCGACGCCGGCCACGTTCCATCTCCTGTCCGCCCGGCGGCTCGAACTCATGCAGCCGCGTGCCTATCTTGTAAACACCGCGCGCGGAGACGTGGTGGACGAGGATGCGTTGATCCGGCTGATCGAGGAAGGCAAGCTTGCCGGGGCGGGGCTCGACGTGTTCGAGCACGAGCCATCGGTCAACACCAAACTCCTGAAACTCGCTCAAAAGAACAAGATCGTCATCCTGCCGCATATGGGCTCGGCCACCATTGAGGGCCGCATCGATATGGGCGAGAAGGTGATCATCAACATCCGCGCCCTCTTCGACGGCCATCGTCCGCCGGACCGTGTCCTGCCCAGGAACGTCTGATCGCTTTGCGCATGCGATCTCGTGGCATTGATGGTGAGCTTGTCGAACCACGCACACCGTCAATGCAATAGGCCACGGAGCGAGCAAAGCCCGTTCCCACCCGCAGGCAAAAAAACGCCCTCAGCGGGTGCGCCGCCGGTATTTCACGGTTTCGAAGCGCGCAGCCAGCGCATCATAGAGGAGCAGGCGGCCAGTGAGCGGTTCGCCAATGCCGGTAATCAACTTGATGACCTCCATGGCTTCCAGCGTGCCCATCACGCCGGTCAGCGCGCCGACAATGCCCGCTTCGGCACAACTGGGAACCAGGCCCGCCGGTGGCGGCTCGGGAAAGAGGTCGCGATAGGTTGGCAGAACAGCGCCGTCGGCGCCGGTTTCGAACGGCTTGAGCACGGTCAGTGACCCGTCGAAGCGGCCGACAGCCGCCGTCACGAGCGGGCGCTTCATGGCCTCGCAGGTGTCGGCCAGAAGATAACGTGTGGCGAAATTGTCAGAACCGTCGACCACCACGTCGTAGCGCGCAATGATCCCGGTGGCGTTGTCTTCATCAAGCCTGACGGGGTGTGTTTCCACGGCCACGTGCGGGTTGATGCGGGCAATGCTCGCCTTCGCGCTTTCCACCTTCGAAACGCCAACGCGGGCTGTGTCGTGGATCACCTGCCTTTGCAAGTTCGAGAGCGAAACCTCGTCGTCATCGACGACGCCCAGCGTGCCGATGCCGGCGGCAGCGAGATAGCAGAGAACCGGTGCGCCCAACCCACCGGCACCGATCACCAGAACGCGGGCATTCTTCAGCCTCTGCTGCCCCGCTCCGCCGACCTCGGGCAGAACGATATGGCGGGCATAGCGTTCAAGTTCGCTTTCGCTCAGGGGTAGGGGAGGTGTTTCGGCCATGCAGTGATCTTATCCAGTGGCAGGGAAGGTGTCAGCGACGTTCGTGAATTGCGCCACCCGAGACAGACAAAAACTGGGCGCGGCCTTCGAGCGCCGAAAATAGAACTGCTTCCGTGCCTGTCATGAAAGCCTGGCAGTTGAGCTCCTCAAGGATCGAAAAGAGCGCTGCCCGCCGGTCGGGATCGAAATGTGCGGAAATCTCGTCCAGAAGCAGGATCGGTGCGGTCCCGGAGAGCTCACCCGTAAGCCGGGCATGAGCGAGCACCAGCCCCACCAGAAGCGCCTTTTGCTCGCCGGTGGAGCATCGCGCTGCCGGCATGTCCTTGGGCACGTGCCGGACGAGAAGATCACTGCGGTGGGGTCCTTCCAGCGTTCGCCCGGCCGCGCGGTCGCGGGGGCGCTGATCGCGCAGAAGAGTGCGGAATTTTTCTTCCACATCGACAGCGGCCTCTCGCCCGATCGCCTCATCGATGGTGCCGTCCAGCGCAATCCGCGCGGAAGGAAAAGGGCCATTCTCTGGCAAACGGTCGTTCATGGCCGCAAGCAGCCGCACCATTTCACCGCGTGCAGCGGCAATCGCCACGCCGGTCTCGGCCATCTGTGTCTCAATGGCATCGAACCAGCCACCATCGCGCGAATCCTCCGAAAGCAGCCGGTTGCGCGCGCGCATCGCCTTCTCGTAATCGAGCGCACGGCGGCCATGGGCAGGGTCGATGGCCAGAACAAGGCGGTCAAGAAATCGCCGGCGGTCGCCCGCCGGGCCCGTAAACAGCGCATCCATTGCCGGCGTCAGCCAGAGGACACGCACCCATTCGAGCATGGCGTCCGCGGTTCGTGCAGTCTCGCCATTGATGCGCAGGCGACGGCCGCCTGCTTCCATGCCCGGCTGAAGCCCTGCCGTGCCGGTTCCGATATCGCATTCGCCGAAAGGGCCTTCGAGCTTTGCATGGATGCCAAAGCCTGTCTCCGCGCCCTCCCGGGCCACATCGTCAAGCGTGGCGCGGCGCAATCCACGGCCCGGTGAAAGAAAAGAAACCGCCTCCAGCAGATTCGTTTTGCCCGCGCCGTTCTCACCTGTCAGCACCACGGCGCCAGGAGCTAGGTCCAGCGCCAGTGCGTGATAGTTTCGGAAGTCGGTGAGGTTCAGCCGGGTGACGTTGACCTGGGCTGCGGCCTGCCGATTGGATGCCTGGTCGACCAAGAGAAAGCCAAAGCCGGCGCGCTCTAAACGCGCATCGGCATCAGAACGTAAAGCGTGCTTTCATCGCCTTCATCCTGCACAAGCGTGGGCGATCCGGCGTCGGCAAGAAGGAAACGCGCCTCACTCCCCGAAAGCTGCGCCGCAACGTCAAGCAGGTAGCGGGCGTTGAAGCCGATCTCGATCGGATCGCTTTCGTAATCGGCTGCCAGTTCTTCCGTCGCCGAGCCCGAATCCGGGTTGTTCACCGTCAATGTAACCTGTCCTTCAGCGATGGTGAGCTTCACCGCCCGCCCGCGTTCTGAAGAAATGGTCGACACACGGTCAACCGCCGAGGCGAAGGTCTGACGGTCGATCACAAGCTTCTTGTCGTTCCCGGTCGGGATCACGCGCTGATAGTCGGGGAACGTCCCGTCAATCAGTTTTGAGGTGAGGATGACGCTGCCGATGGTGAAGCGGATCTTTGTGTCCGACAGCTCGACCGTGACCGCCACATCCGGATCGTCGACCAGTTTCTGCAGTTCACCGACCGTCTTGCGCGGGATGATGATGCCGGGCATGCCCTCGGAGCCTGCCGGGGCCTCCATTTCGGCGCGAGCGAGACGGTGCCCGTCCGTCGCAACCGAGCGCAGCTTGAGTCCGCCATCAGCCTCGATCGTGTGCAGGAATATACCGTTCAGATAGTACCGGGTCTCCTCGGTGGAGATGGCGAATTGCGTCTTCTCGATCAGTCCCTTGAGGGCCTCCGAATCGAGGCGGAAAATGTGCGAGAAATTGCCGGCGGAGAGCTCCGGGAAATCGGACTGGGGCAGGCACTGAAGCCGGAAACTGGAGCGCCCGGCAACCACCGACATGGCGTTGCCGTCCTCGTCCGTCTTCAGCATCACTTCTGCGCCATCGGGAAGCTTGCGGACAATGTCGTAGAGCAGATGTGCCGGTACGGTTGTCGCGCCGGCCTGTTCGATGGTCGCGCCTGCTGCCTCTGTCACTTCCAGGTCAAGGTCGGTCGCCTTCATTTGCAAGCTTGCACCATCCGCGCTGAGGAGCACATTCGACAGAATCGGGATCGTGTTGCGGCGTTCCACCACACGGTGAACGTGGTTCAGTGACTTCAGGAGGGTGGAGCGTTCGAGAATAACACGCATGACCAATCAATCTCACAAATATGAAGATAAGCCCTGCAAACATGGCGCATGTCCAGGGCAGCCTCGAACAGGCTTTGATTTCCGCCAAAATGACAGGAAATCGAGAAGAAACGCAAGTCTTTCACAGCGTTAGGTCCGCCTTCGACCCGCTTTCTGGGGAAAACGGAGTTCCGGCTTGAGGAGGCTGGTTGAAAGAGAAAGGACCGGCAGTTGCTGCCGGCCCTTCCATGTTCCTCGTGCGCCGCCCCATTGGCGGGGTGCGGATAGGATGCCTGCGATCAGGCCTGGTCGCTGATCAGGCGTTTCAGGAGTTCGATCTCCTGGGCCAATTGTCTGTCACCGTCGGTGAGCCCTTCGATTTTGCGCACCGCATGCAGCACGGTGGTGTGATCGCGGCCACCGAAGCGACGTCCGATTTCCGGCAGGGAGCGCGGGGTCATGACCTTGGAAAGATACATGGCCACCTGCCGCGGCTTGACGATGGTGCGAGTGCGCCTGTTCGAAAGCAGTTCCGTCTTGGAAACATTATAGTGTCGCGCAACGATCCGCTGGATGTCCTCGATGCGAACCCGCTTCGGCTCCCCTGCACGGCAGACATGGCCGAGTATTTCGTCAATTCGATCGATGGTGATCTGCGGTTCGAAGGAATGCCGGAACAGGAGCTGGTTGAAGGCACCCTCCAGTTCCCTGCCGCTGCCGGTCACCGAACGCGCTACATGCACAAGAATTTCTTCCGGAATTTCGAGCGAGCCATCCTCTGCCTGAGCGCTTGCGAGGCGCTGCTTGAGGATCGACAGGCGCATGGCGAAATCGGGCGCCCCAATCTCGAGCGATACGCCCCCGTTGAGGCGTGACTTCACGCGTGGCTCGAGCGATTCCAGTTCTGAAGGCGGCCGATCTGCCGCGACCACGACCTGTCGCGCGCTGTCGAGCAACATGTTGAGCAGATGGCAGAACTCGTTCTGGATGGACTTGCCCTGCAGGAACTGCATGTCGTCGATGATGAGAAGATCGATGTCGCGGAGCTGCTCCTTCAGAGTGAGCGCGTTGTTGTCGCGGATCGCCGTGGCGAAGCGCCACATAAAGTATTCCGCCGTCAGATAGACGACACGTGCCTGCGGCTTGCGACGCAAGGACTCGGCAGCGATGGCTTGCAGCATATGCGTTTTGCCGAGCCCGACCGAGGCGTGAAGGAAGAGCGGGTTGAAACGAATCGCGTTCGAATCCGACTCGGCCACCGTCCGGGCAGCTGCGCAGGCCACACGGTTGGACGCGCCTTCTATCAGGGAGTCAAACGTGTAACGGCTGTCGAGCGGCGAGCCGAGAATGTTCGATCGTCCGTCCGTTTCCTGCATTTTTGCCGGAATTGCCCGAGCAGATGGGTTGCCTGCGAGTGTGCCGGAAGCGAGCGCCGTTTGTGGCCGGCTCGAAACCTTGCGGGCGGCAGCCGGCTGGCTTTCCTGTGTGGCCCGCACATTGCGTGTGGCGGTTCGTACGATGATCTCCACCTTCAGCGTGTCAGGCGCTTCCTGTTTCCACAGATCGGTAATGAGGTCGAGATAGTGCCCGTTGATCCAGGAGCGCAGAAAAGCCGTGGGAACGGAAATCCGGACGCAGCCTTTGGATGCTTCCATCAATTTCATGCGGCCGAACCAGCTGGAGTAGACCTCGCTTCCCAGACGCGCACGGAGCTGCGTTTTCACGCGCTCGAAGATCGCATCAGATGGTCCGGCCTTGCCGTCGCCCTTTCTTGTTTCTGCTGTCTCTTTTTTTCCCTCCTGCTGAGACATCTGCTCCTGAAAAGAAAATCCCCCCGTCGTTTCCCTTTCCGCGCCGCTTTGCATTCCTCGTGTCCCTGTCGTTTTGAGTGGTGTTTTTACGGATGGGCTTGCGCCGTCTGGCGACTAACCCCTACCCAATCCGTTTTTTTATGATGATCGTATGTCCGCCCGGCCTCTGCTCAAAAAACTCTCCTTCGCTCTCTACAGCGCTGAAGGCGCCGTTGAAATAGAATATTCAATCACCGGTTGTTTTTTTCGTCCGGCGGACGTGCAACTCAAGCTCGTTTGATCCTGGCGCGAACGCGCCATCAAATGGGTCCTCGACAACCGAGCTGGCGAGGCTGTCTTCAAGAGCGCACGAAACCCCCGCGTGGAGAAAAAACCACGTCGCAATGGGTGCCGATTTTGGCTTAAGTTGCCGGGCTTCTCTTGCCCTCTCGATGGCCTGACATTACCGAAATCCTTGTGGAAAGGGCAAGGGCAGGGCTGCCGCTTTTTTCTCGAATCTGGTCTTGTGCGCGGCGAAAAAATCGGCATCGCCAAGGGGGCGTCTGGATAAGCCTTTTGGATTCAAAAGCCTTTTCCAGATAAGTGCACTTCGCGTGCACATCGAAAAAAAATCATAAAAAAACACTTGACATTTCAGGTCGCTTTTTGCGCTCACCGTGACATGCGTAACCTGTGGATAAACTCTCGTAACTATCTGAAATATATGAGAAATATCCGGAGCGGCGCAATTTAACGCTCTGCTTATGTGACGAAAATAATACGATTCTCAATCACTTACGGTCAGGTGCATAAAAAGTCGGCCGGCAACAACACAGGGTTGTTGCCGGACAGCCATTCTGAAGGGCAAAGAAAAACCCGGCTGGATGGCCGGGTTCATCAAGGCGTCTCGTCAGGCGTATTAGGCGCCGAGGGCCTTCACGCGCTGAGCAAGGCGTGAAACCTTGCGGGATGCAGTGTTGCGATGCAGGACGCCTTTACCGGCGGCGCGCATAAGCTCAGGCTGAGCTGCCTTGAACGCGCTTTCCGCTGCTGCCTTGTCGCCGGAGGCCAGAGCTTCTTCGACCTTGCGAACGAAGCTACGCACACGCGAGCGACGGTTCTTGTTAACCGCAGTACGGCGAGCAATCTTGCGCACCGCCTTCTTGGCCGAAGTCGTGTTGGCCATGTTTCCTCTCTTGTCTCTACAGATCCTGCCGCGATGAATGCCTCGCGGGCGCAAAACAAAAAGGGCAGCCGCAGGGCCACCACAGTCGTGGCGGCTTATAGTGGAGCTTTCCGGCAACGTCAACGCCTATTGGCGTCTATGCGCCTGCTTCTCTCCCGAGATTGTCAGCGATTCTTGAAATTCGCAGATCTC
This region includes:
- a CDS encoding 2-hydroxyacid dehydrogenase, which gives rise to MTVRKKPLVVITRKLPDQVETRMRELFDARLNLDDKRMTQPELVAAVKEADVLVPTITDRIDAALIAQAGERLKLIANFGNGVDNIDVAAAAKKGITVTNTPNVLNEDTADMTMALMLAVPRRLTEGAQLLRSGEKWGGWSPTWMLGHRIWGKRLGIVGMGRVGTAVARRAKAFGLSIHYHNRQRVAPSIEDALEATYWDSLDQMLARMDIISVNCPSTPATFHLLSARRLELMQPRAYLVNTARGDVVDEDALIRLIEEGKLAGAGLDVFEHEPSVNTKLLKLAQKNKIVILPHMGSATIEGRIDMGEKVIINIRALFDGHRPPDRVLPRNV
- a CDS encoding molybdopterin-synthase adenylyltransferase MoeB, with the protein product MAETPPLPLSESELERYARHIVLPEVGGAGQQRLKNARVLVIGAGGLGAPVLCYLAAAGIGTLGVVDDDEVSLSNLQRQVIHDTARVGVSKVESAKASIARINPHVAVETHPVRLDEDNATGIIARYDVVVDGSDNFATRYLLADTCEAMKRPLVTAAVGRFDGSLTVLKPFETGADGAVLPTYRDLFPEPPPAGLVPSCAEAGIVGALTGVMGTLEAMEVIKLITGIGEPLTGRLLLYDALAARFETVKYRRRTR
- the recF gene encoding DNA replication/repair protein RecF (All proteins in this family for which functions are known are DNA-binding proteins that assist the filamentation of RecA onto DNA for the initiation of recombination or recombinational repair.), which produces MVDQASNRQAAAQVNVTRLNLTDFRNYHALALDLAPGAVVLTGENGAGKTNLLEAVSFLSPGRGLRRATLDDVAREGAETGFGIHAKLEGPFGECDIGTGTAGLQPGMEAGGRRLRINGETARTADAMLEWVRVLWLTPAMDALFTGPAGDRRRFLDRLVLAIDPAHGRRALDYEKAMRARNRLLSEDSRDGGWFDAIETQMAETGVAIAAARGEMVRLLAAMNDRLPENGPFPSARIALDGTIDEAIGREAAVDVEEKFRTLLRDQRPRDRAAGRTLEGPHRSDLLVRHVPKDMPAARCSTGEQKALLVGLVLAHARLTGELSGTAPILLLDEISAHFDPDRRAALFSILEELNCQAFMTGTEAVLFSALEGRAQFLSVSGGAIHERR
- the dnaN gene encoding DNA polymerase III subunit beta, with product MRVILERSTLLKSLNHVHRVVERRNTIPILSNVLLSADGASLQMKATDLDLEVTEAAGATIEQAGATTVPAHLLYDIVRKLPDGAEVMLKTDEDGNAMSVVAGRSSFRLQCLPQSDFPELSAGNFSHIFRLDSEALKGLIEKTQFAISTEETRYYLNGIFLHTIEADGGLKLRSVATDGHRLARAEMEAPAGSEGMPGIIIPRKTVGELQKLVDDPDVAVTVELSDTKIRFTIGSVILTSKLIDGTFPDYQRVIPTGNDKKLVIDRQTFASAVDRVSTISSERGRAVKLTIAEGQVTLTVNNPDSGSATEELAADYESDPIEIGFNARYLLDVAAQLSGSEARFLLADAGSPTLVQDEGDESTLYVLMPMRV
- the dnaA gene encoding chromosomal replication initiator protein DnaA, giving the protein MFERVKTQLRARLGSEVYSSWFGRMKLMEASKGCVRISVPTAFLRSWINGHYLDLITDLWKQEAPDTLKVEIIVRTATRNVRATQESQPAAARKVSSRPQTALASGTLAGNPSARAIPAKMQETDGRSNILGSPLDSRYTFDSLIEGASNRVACAAARTVAESDSNAIRFNPLFLHASVGLGKTHMLQAIAAESLRRKPQARVVYLTAEYFMWRFATAIRDNNALTLKEQLRDIDLLIIDDMQFLQGKSIQNEFCHLLNMLLDSARQVVVAADRPPSELESLEPRVKSRLNGGVSLEIGAPDFAMRLSILKQRLASAQAEDGSLEIPEEILVHVARSVTGSGRELEGAFNQLLFRHSFEPQITIDRIDEILGHVCRAGEPKRVRIEDIQRIVARHYNVSKTELLSNRRTRTIVKPRQVAMYLSKVMTPRSLPEIGRRFGGRDHTTVLHAVRKIEGLTDGDRQLAQEIELLKRLISDQA
- the rpsT gene encoding 30S ribosomal protein S20, translated to MANTTSAKKAVRKIARRTAVNKNRRSRVRSFVRKVEEALASGDKAAAESAFKAAQPELMRAAGKGVLHRNTASRKVSRLAQRVKALGA